Genomic window (Pirellulales bacterium):
AAGATTCGAATCGGCCTCCTGTCCGGTATCGTACAGGAGGCGCTGCGGTTTTCCTTCGACCTGGCGTCTTCCGGGACACCGTGCGACGGCGCCCTGCTCGATATTGAAATAGTTCCGATTACTGTCAGCTGCTCGCACTGCAATGCAGCGCAAACACTTACGGATAGTTTTCGTTTCAGCTGTCCTACTTGCGGACAGCCTACGCCGGACGTTCTGTCGGGCAAAGATCTGGAACTGACATCAATTGAGATTTCGTATCAGTCCGAGACCAACGCCTGAGCAGAAGGCAGGCGGCGGTCTAATTCTTCTGTAAGCAACGAATCCTCGGCACGCCGAATGCTGAAGAGTTCAACTCTCTTGCCTGGAAGATTCCAAGTCGCACGTCAAGGCACATCGATTCATCGCCGGGTCAGCATATGCAACCGCGTATTGTTGA
Coding sequences:
- the hypA gene encoding hydrogenase maturation nickel metallochaperone HypA — encoded protein: MHELSIAESLIDAASDAVSEHGGVRATRIKIRIGLLSGIVQEALRFSFDLASSGTPCDGALLDIEIVPITVSCSHCNAAQTLTDSFRFSCPTCGQPTPDVLSGKDLELTSIEISYQSETNA